The Mytilus galloprovincialis chromosome 3, xbMytGall1.hap1.1, whole genome shotgun sequence genomic interval caaatggcaaaatcaaaagctccaaacacatcaaacgaattgacaacaactatcatttttctgacttggtacaggcattttcctatgtagaaaatggtggattgaacatggcTTTTtaggtagctaaacctctcacttgtatgacaaatgccatcatattgacaacgaatgaaaataacactattACTAGTAATAATGTGCGTtagaagcgcttttctggatttccTTTGAGcaaaccaaaacatttaaattcaaaaatgaagAGTAAAATATTGAGTATGTGCATGTTATAGCTCCTGATAGGAggtattttattgtatttaaataaagCATTCAGTGTGTATGCAATACGGTATATAGTAAGAAATGCGTAGTTCCAGGgtctttttctaaaattaatatcTAGTTTTCCTGCTTGAGTCCTACATTGCATACTCAATTATGTTTGCTTAATTCATGTTGTGATTCTGGTGACATGCTGTcacaataatttgatatttattttgctGTTAAAAATTTTACAGGCTTTGAACATTCTTTAAGGGCTGATAAGCtttaaaatgtatgtattacAAGATAAAAATCCGTTTGCAAAATGAAGACTGAAATGAAAGCGAACCAGTTCGCTTTTTCagtgttttgatttttgtttgtaaacatttattGTTCGTATACCTTGCTTTTTTAACATATTCAGAAGACcctttatttaatatttctatCGTAATTTGAATCGCCCTTTGTATAATGATTTGACAAAACCGGTCTAGTTCTGTTGTACGAATCTCTCCGGTTTTTATTCTTAGTTTGTAAATTCAAAATGGATTTGCTTGATTTGAGTATCGGTAAACTTCTGTTGCATCTATGTGGCCGGTTTTGTATGTTGgtgtttattcaaaatatttacataGGCTTTTCGtagtataaataaatttaagaACCTCACATTTTAGCCTTCGAAAACGGGTAACAAATTATATGGCTGCACTTTTGTGAAATAGAAATATGAACAAGGTAAAGGAAACAATAATTATGAGATAGCAGGGGACAATTTAAATTATAAGTCGAGGAAAATCAAATAACATCAAGAgcaaaagacaaaagaaaaacaatatccAAAAGCACTACATGTTCCTACATATTAAGCtaaaatttggataaaacaaTCGCTACAAAAAAGTAGTAGTAAACTCCGATGCCTTGAAAGGTAATCAATTGGATCTCCTATAGTGGCGACCACCTTGTTCCTTATGACGAGTTAGTATCCGGGGATTTATTGCATTTACTGATTATtcaaaaaagacgaaaaaaagaGAATTGTATGTTAAGTATATGCACTGTCTCCTGTACCCGTATACTGAGTCATGATGAGGTTTGTTTAACttctgaaaagaaaataataaccTTACTTCAAAACAGATATCGCTAATTAGCGTCCTGGTATGAAAATTCGAAAGAACATGCAGGATTTGAAACATATACTCCATATCGAAGTGTTGCTGAAATTATCATTCATTAACATGGTGTTTACAATTGCTCACTCAATTTTGTCGGTATAACGGAACTACATAAACTGACAACTGGCAAAGTGGgcgatttagctagctataaaaccagggttaacccaccattttttttttcgagaaatgcctgtaccaagtcaggaatacggccattgattgatagcgtttgacTCTTTCATTTTTTATGGACTTATTGTTGTTGAGTTTGaattgatatgaaaataagaaaatgttgtatgattgctaatgagacaactctcgacaagGGATAAATTGACACAGAAAGAAACAGCTATGGGTCCCTAttcagacttcaacaatgagcaaatcccattccgcatagtcagctatctagaaatgacaaatatttaatttaaacaattcaaacgagaaaactgacggcgTTATGTAAGTacatatgaacgaaaaacaaatatgttacacagcaataaacgacaaccgctgaattacaggcttctaactccttttggaaattaaaaaaaaataaactaaggattttttcaATCTCTCTTgtaatgaatgtaaattctaaaGTGCATGATCCTCAATCCATGTCGCGTTGCTGGTGAAATGTTGCTTCATTGAACGGGGAAACTACATGAGGAAAATAGGTTATCTTTCTATTGACTCTTATCGTTAAAGTCTATGTGTAAAGTATGCCTGTAGCCGAGGTGTCCTTAATTTTAGTTTTTCAGATGTTCAATGTATTTAGATTTCCACGAAGGAGAACACatcagtaaaaacaaaaaaacaggtacctaaatattcaTGGTGGCACTCATTGTGCTGCTAATCTCATGGCGTTGAcgatacagttattttttttttcttttaaaggcTTTTCAATTTTCTTGTATAGGCACACCGTCACCTGACAGTTATAGTAATAAAAGATACTAGGACTacaatttagaacgccagacgcgcgtttcgtctacataagactcatcagtgacgctcagatcaaaatagttaaaaagacaaacaaatacaaaattgaagagcattgaagacccaatattccaaaaaaatgtgccaattacggctaaggtaatctactcctgagataattatcattgatatcaTCTTGCAATAGtcttaaaaagttgtatttttacaCTTTACAAAAgaattccccattccaaactaaataACTTATTGAAAGAGTTTGTATTGCTTTCTTTCATTGACAGTATAATATGTTACGCGTTTGGAGACCGTGTTTTCAACAAAGTGAACTATCGGTATTACTTGGGAACcaactgtgcccctcttcttTTTGACTTAATTCTTTCTTTTTATGAGGCTGAATTCATACAGGAATTTCTTAGGAAAAAGGAAAAGAAGTTTGccgtatcctttaactttacctTCCGCAATAATGATGATgtttttcactaaataatttaaaatttgaactcatctatcccatcaaacttaAGATAATACAGCTAATTCTATCTCACATCCTggcttacatctagaaattgacaataaaggttgattgaaaacaaaactttacgacaaaagagatgatttcagttttccaattgtgaactttccatttctatatagCACCATTCGAGTAGCACCTGCATAATGAGTATATGTATATGATaaatctcccaattgatatgacATTCATGGAATTGTATTTTACTGTcgtttccttgatagagggttgctacttaCAGGGAATTTATTACATCAAGTACTAAtattccaaatggtaaagttgaaatcatcccaccgtaaattttacgaacgccagcACGAGTTAGTTGTCCCTTAAATTGCTTTATTTTATATCCGTTTCCCAGATGATAGAtgtatgtcgtaactacaatctcatACCCTTTTCATGAATTTTACCTATCGAATGAGACTTGTTACTGGGTTTGTATGAACATGCACACCACGACTTGTTACTGGGTTTGTATGAACATGCACaccacgacgagtgccacatgtggagcaggatctgcttaccctcccaaAGCACCTTATATCACCCCAGAGTTTGGTGAGGGTCATGTTGCTTTGTCTtttgatttctatgttgtgttttgtgcccTATTGcttatctgtttgtttttttttcttttttagctatggcattgtcggtttattttcgatttatgagtttgaatgtacctcTGCTATATTGCTACCTTCTTTtataaactaaattttaaaatacaattacCATCTTTCTCGTTTAATATTAATATGTGACgaaacaattaaacaaatcacaaattaACAAAGAAATAAATACTAATCAATTCAACATAATATTATGGGACACTCacatttaatagttatcaaaggtaccagaattctaattaaatacgccagacgtgcgtttcgtctatataaaaaaaagaagatgtggtatgattgcccatgagacaactctccacaagagaccaaaatgacacagaaattaagaactatagttcaccgtacggccttcaaaaatgagcaaagcccattacgcatagtcagctatataagtaaaaccataataaaattaataaaataacacgaaaaaaaaaaaaaaaaaaaaaaaaacaccggaataaacaaaactaaaaagtaaaataaaaacaaaaaacaaaaataaattaatgaaaatgataaaCGTGAcaccaacaaaaaaataaaaaatacattaaatatacaatattaatgAATGGTATTAGATGTTGAAATACCTGAACGCGCCTTTACTACATATGTGCGTTTAATAAATGGTATGAAcgtttttttcacaaatttactTTTAGGTGAATTTTAATCTTCAGACTTTTTTTCCCTTCAATATGATAATGTTCCATGTTGGAATATATCGGAATATCAGTAAAAAAAGAAAGAGTTAAACAAAAGTTTTACAAggtattaaacatttttttaatttcgtatTTATACACAATATGAGACTATCTATATATGCTGATTGCGTTGTAATGAAATTGTTGATGCTTCTCTGTTCAGTATGAGAACGTTCCATTCTACTGTCCATTTTAACAATCCTTCGGGATCTTCTGGTTTTATCGTTATGATACACATCTTCTAAAATTTGAAGGTAAGTAATCATTGGCTGTTCTAAAATTACCAGGACAGAAAGTAAAATGGAATGATGTAAAATCCTTGTAAGTAAGGTAGACACAGGGTGAGTGTGTTAAACACATTGCATAATATGAAATCTGATATGACTAGAACGGTTGATCGGTTGGTCTTTGACGCCACTTTCGACACTGTTGGCTATTTCTTGGCGCTTAGTTTTTGTTGGTGGGTAAGCTGGAATGGCCGGAGATTTGACTAGAAGAAATGTTCTTTCCCTATTTAACTTAGTTAAAACTATGTTTAACTCTGTCTATATTCTCTTTATCTTCGATAAATTACATGTGTTTTACACTACATTATGAATTATTGTGTGTTCTTTTATGGGCACATGTGCACCCTACACTAACACGTTGTTCGTCTTGAACGTATCGAAGTAAACCATTTACACAGTTCAGAATTCTAAAAACCTTCACACGTGTAAAAATAGATTCACAATGATATTTTGTTGATGAACCTATACATTTTCTACATATACAACGGGCATTGTAAATTTTTTGTGGGTATCTTGTGTTGTCTATATTTGCCTCCCATATCCATGGACAAGTAGAGCGAAGTCTTTGAGGGTCACCATGATGACTCAGCGTTTGAGAAGGACATGGTATGATTTCTGTACTTTCTGTATTCGATAGTACGGTTAGATCTAATTGATTCCTAAGATTATTGAAAGCCTCCTCTATATCGTCAGGTTGTTGACAGTGTCTTACATGTAATGAACGTCCTTCTGATGGAAAAACGAACAGGAACAACATGTCTATAAAAGTAAGTAGaatctgaaaatttaaaaaaaagatatttatctGTACAgttcaattgaaaataaactcatcatagatatcaggactaaattttgtatatacgccagacgcgcgtttcgtctacaaagactcatcagtgacgctcgaatcccaaaaagttaaaaaggccaaataaagtacgaagttgaagagcattgaaattGTGATAATAGAATCATTGATAAATAAACGGGTATTTAGATTATACGCTAGCGATaaagcaaacaaacaacacaaagaTTGATTAAATAAAAGATCAATGCACATGACATCTCTATATCCCAATATGAATCTACtcacatattattattattattattatatatatatttggaattgaaatcgggaatatatcaaagagtcaataacccgaccaaagagcagaaacagcTCAAGGCCACCACACAACGAGATAATTTCAAACCAAGAGGCgggtttcagctggcccctaaaacaaaattttgtattAGTTTAATACTAATAAACTAGTATAAAAAGGAACTCTTATTTCTTAAATTTCGAAATCAATATTTGGTGCGTCCATATATACAATTATTCTACAATTTTTGTGATAATTTCAAAGAATAATTCATTAATAATCACtttacaaaaatggaaaaaacagaatgataaaaaaatcttcatattttatatttcaccAATAAAATGTTCCTTCGGTGCGGCTTTATTGATTTTACCTTGACCCTGTAAAACTGCGTTTAGCCTTTTCCCAAATCTACAATAAATGCTATTCAACGAAATCCCATTGgcttaacataaaacaaggatgttTGACTTTAGATTATTTTACCTCGAAAAGTGTAATCTATGTTTAATGTAATGTACTGATCAAGGTCAAACTTTTTGGGGCTATAAAATAAGGGCACATCCCCTGACATTCAAACGGTCATTTTAATTCAAACCTGTGTGGGACGTACGCATACAATTCTACAAAAGGTAACTTCCATTATtgatattataaaattatttgggtttaatgtttttatcatttatacgtacaaaaacgaaaaaaaagaacaattatgTGAACAGTATATTTCTTCTAAAAAAGAAATACGAATTGATAGTATAGCTCTTTTCAAATATCCTAAGATACTAGTTCCTTAGAAATCTATAATAAGAGTAATCGCCCCTCCGTAATCAGATCTATGgtttcttaaatttattttttttcactttttaccatttattttttttgtagaaacaAATTACTAGGGGGACCATCGACATGAATAtgcattaaacttttttttatataaatatggccaatttcAATGATAATCTAAACTGAGCAAATATGATcctttattttgattaaatcttttaaatttcaCATTGAAATGTTATTTATGCTATACGCAGCTGCTAATAAGAAGAaactttttcattgaaattttaagGATAGCTATTTCAAACGGCTTACAATTTGTTTTGACAAAACGGAATTTTTAGGAATTCATAtggtaaaatataaacaaataacataaaatgtaaaataacaaaactatcgAACTGCAGAGAAATTTCAAATCGGAAagacaaaagctcaaacacgtcaaacgaatgaaaaacaactggtATATCCCTGAATTGGTgtaggcatttccttatgtagtaAATCGTTGATTATACCTGGTAATATAGCTAGcttaaactctcacttgtatgacagttaatttatgtttaaaattttgtataattttgcaGATTTTAATGTATTATATGATAACTTACCTAAACATTAAAGACTGAAAATCCCATAAAAGTCTCGcgataaacaaaattatactaaTAAAATCACTGGAATTAAATCAtcctttttttctttaacaagtctttaaaaaaaaagttttaaattatgTATTCTTAAAAATTCTTGTTCTATAGAGTTTTAACACAATTGCGTTTAATTTCTGAACATCTAGCTAACGACAAATGATTTTGGAAGGCCCTCAATAGTTTTAAGAAAGATTTTGCAATTTTAGGTAATTTaggataaaaataaaagtcaagaggacaataacaatcaaaaccaaggagtaaacaaagactcgtaaaaccaaaagacatttacatcaacagttataaataataaataagaaacaacacgaactccactaaaaaccgggagtgaaatcatgtgctccggaagggtttaGCATTCCCGCACCGTATACGGCActcgtcgtgttatttctttgttcagtccggtaatgatggaaggttattatgactgaagAAGAATATCAAGATTTCATGattcaagattctttatttctcaaACACCATAAAGTTACAATGGTACAAAGAAGTTCATCAAAAGTTATATAACATAACACAAACAAGATgagataaaaatatgaaataaaataaaataaacagtatagTAGCGAAGAGTGGTGATAAACCAGGAAGACTCACTCGAAAAATTATAACCCTGATAAATTTGCACatctttttcaacttatttttttatttttaactgaaatagattttcaaattttagtatgttacaTCTGTGCAAGAAAAAAGTATCCAAATATTGTGCTCGAAAATTTGCCAAAGAACTACACTGCAAAgtgtaatgaaattcatcaccaatcTCGTTACAATGACATAAGTTACAATATCTAAGGTTTCGCTCAATCTTATTCCATCTACCAGTTTCGATGGGTAACTTATGGTTACCCGTTCGAAATCTACAATATGTTATTCTATCTTAAAATCActtaaaatattcagatattcctcaaattcaaaattttgtttatacaattTGTAGGCCAAACCTTTTGATGAACAGTCAATATCAGCTCTCCATTTCTGTTGAAACTGAtcaaataacttttgttttaaacttatACCCAACCACTTAGAATTAAAATTTCCTTGTGACAACCATATATTGCTATATCCACATTCCTATAATGTATCTTTAACGTATTTCAACCAATCTGACCTAAATTGTTTGTCAGAATTCTTCAAGAAcatgtatttgtataatattttagcAATCCTGTTATCATCCCTATTTAccatttttaccaaaaattaaCCATACGCAGCTGTATATATAAAGACATGGGATAAATACCAAGTTCACCATAAATCATAAAATTAGGTGTCGACTTCTTAAGGTTTAGTAATAGTGTACAAAATTTTAAGTGCACTTTTTCTATAATATCAGTATTACTGAAACCCCAAATCTCACACCAATACAGGAGGATTGGCTTCAcaattttatcaaatagatcATATTGTGATTTCATTGACAAGTTGTGCAACCTCCTCTTTTTAAATACTTCATACATTGCTTTATTTGCTTTTCTAACTAAAATTTTCTAAGCACTCATACAGCTACCTGTTCTTGAAAAATTCAACCCAAAGTATGTCAATTCGTTGACTATCTCCAACGAATatataaagttaatatttttgggTAATCTACCACCAGAAAAAATTATAATCTTAGTTTTACTTGTGATAACTTTAATTTCCAGGTACTGTAATATTCAAAGAATATATCTAATTGCAACTGTAGATTGGATGCATTATCCGAAAATAACACTGTATCATCTGCGTACAATAACACAAACAGTTTTAAGTGGATATCAAACTCATTCTCTATTTCATCAGTAATACAATTTAAaccacatacatttttttcttcaataaactGTTGAAGATCGTTCAAATACAATGAAAATAAGAAAGGAGACATATTTTCACCCTGTCTTACACCGATATTGCATCAAAAGTATTATTATATGCAATACGAGATTTAATACCAGTGTACatattaaaaattacattatacattTTACCGTTAATATCATTTACAAGTAATTTATGCCAGAGACCCTTTCTCCAAACAGTATCAAAGGCTTTAGC includes:
- the LOC143069677 gene encoding interleukin 17-like protein, which produces MDTRIIFQILLTFIDMLFLFVFPSEGRSLHVRHCQQPDDIEEAFNNLRNQLDLTVLSNTESTEIIPCPSQTLSHHGDPQRLRSTCPWIWEANIDNTRYPQKIYNARCICRKCIGSSTKYHCESIFTRVKVFRILNCVNGLLRYVQDEQRVSVGCTCAHKRTHNNS